The Papaver somniferum cultivar HN1 chromosome 3, ASM357369v1, whole genome shotgun sequence genome includes a region encoding these proteins:
- the LOC113356622 gene encoding probable xyloglucan glycosyltransferase 12, which produces MAPSFDWWSNDSNKGTPVVVKMENPNWSMLEIEPTSDDDMLPGEHQHHHRRRTGDKKGRGKNAKQLTWVLLLKAHKAAGCLTSLASATFNFVGAIQRRVASGRTDSDSSNEIGGGGIIENQTVRKRFYFFIKVFLWLSVVLLGFEIAAYFKGWHLGSPQLQLEYLMESGSYGVKGLFDSIYSGWVFVRVQYLAPPLQFLANFCIVLFLIQSLDRLILCLGCFWIKIKRIKPVPKQTTRIKDVESGDNTSEGYFPMVLIQIPMCNEKEVYQQSISAVCNIDWPKEKMLIQVLDDSDDTATQVLIKEEVYKWQQQGANIVYRHRVLRDGYKAGNLKSAMNCSYVKNYEFVTIFDADFQPTPDFLKLTVPHFQDNDDIGLVQARWSFVNKDENLLTRLQNINLAFHFEVEQQVNGHFLNFFGFNGTAGVWRIKALEDVGGWMERTTVEDMDIAVRAHLHGWKFIFLNDVECQCEIPESYEAYRKQQHRWHSGPMQLFRLCFPDIIKAKISFWKKSNLIFLFFLLRKLILPFYSFTLFCIILPMTMFIPEAELPSWVVCYIPATMSFLNILPAPKSFPFIVPYLLFENTMSVTKFNAMISGLFQLASAHEWVVTKKSGRSSEGDLLALLEKEAPKQHQQRGNSVPNLDALGKGETRKQEQKEAKKKKHNRIYTKELALAFLLLTAAARSLLSAQGIHFYFLLFQGIAFLLVGLDLIGEQVE; this is translated from the exons atggcACCTTCATTTGATTGGTGGTCAAATGATAGTAATAAAGGAACTCCAGTTGTGGTAAAAATGGAGAACCCTAATTGGTCTATGCTTGAGATAGAACCAACTTCTGATGATGATATGCTACCAGGAGAACACCAACATCATCATCGTCGTCGTACTGGTGATAAAAAAGGAAGAGGGAAAAATGCTAAACAACTAACATGGGTTCTTCTTCTTAAAGCTCATAAAGCTGCTGGATGTTTAACTTCATTAGCTTCTGCTACTTTTAATTTTGTCGGTGCGATTCAACGCCGGGTAGCTTCAGGTAGAACTGATTCAGATTCGTCTAATGAGATCGGAGGCGGTGGTATCATTGAGAATCAAACTGTGAGAAAAAGgttttatttcttcattaaagTCTTCTTATGGTTATCAGTAGTATTATTAGGGTTTGAGATTGCTGCTTATTTTAAAGGATGGCATTTGGGTTCACCTCAATTACAGTTGGAATATCTGATGGAAAGTGGTTCTTATGGAGTTAAAGGACTGTTTGATTCAATTTATTCTGGATGGGTTTTTGTTAGAGTTCAATATCTTGCTCCACCTCTTCAATTCTTAGCCAATTTCTGTATAGTATTGTTTCTTATACAGAGTTTAGATCGATTGATTCTCTGTTTGGGTTGTTTCTGGATCAAAATTAAGAGGATCAAACCTGTTCCTAAACAAACAACTAGGATTAAAGATGTTGAATCAGGTGATAACACTTCAGAAGGTTACTTCCCAATGGTTCTCATTCAGATCCCTATGTGCAATGAAAAGgag GTTTATCAGCAATCTATTAGTGCTGTCTGCAATATAGATTGGCCCAAGGAGAAAATGCTTATTCAAGTTTTGGATGATTCTGATGACACTGCAACCCAAGTGCTGATCAAAGAGGAAGTTTATAAATGGCAGCAACAGGGTGCAAACATTGTTTACAGGCATCGGGTTCTTAGAGATGGATATAAGGCTGGAAATCTCAAGTCTGCTATGAATTGTAGCTATGTCAAGAACTATGAATTTGTCACCATCTTTGATGCTGATTTTCAGCCAACCCCAGATTTTCTGAAGTTGACTGTCCCGCATTTTCAG GATAATGATGATATTGGATTGGTTCAGGCAAGGTGGTCATTTGTAAACAAAGATGAAAATTTGCTCACTAGATTACAGAACATTAACTTGGCGTTCCATTTTGAAGTGGAACAACAAGTAAATGGGCATTTCTTAAATTTCTTTGGGTTCAATGGAACTGCTGGTGTTTGGAGGATCAAGGCATTGGAGGATGTTGGAGGGTGGATGGAAAGGACCACAGTTGAGGACATGGACATTGCTGTCCGGGCTCATCTCCATGGTTGGAAGTTTATCTTCCTTAACGACGTTGAG TGCCAATGTGAAATACCAGAATCGTATGAAGCTTATAGGAAACAGCAACACCGTTGGCATTCTGGTCCCATGCAGTTGTTTCGCCTCTGCTTCCCTGACATTATTAAAGCCAAG ATAAGCTTTTGGAAGAAATCCAACCTAATTTTCCTCTTCTTTTTACTGAGGAAATTGATTCTCCCCTTCTATTCTTTTACTCTATTCTGCATTATTCTCCCAATGACCATGTTCATCCCAGAAGCCGAGCTTCCATCTTGGGTTGTCTGTTACATTCCAGCCACCATGTCATTCCTCAACATCTTGCCAGCACCTAAATCCTTCCCCTTTATAGTCCCATACCTCCTATTCGAGAACACTATGTCAGTAACAAAGTTCAATGCTATGATCTCCGGCCTTTTCCAGCTAGCTAGTGCTCATGAATGGGTGGTCACTAAGAAATCAGGCCGTTCTTCCGAAGGTGATCTTCTTGCTTTGCTTGAGAAAGAAGCACCAAAACAGCATCAACAGCGAGGAAATTCAGTACCGAATCTTGATGCATTGGGTAAAGGGGAAACTCGAAAACAAGAGCAGAAGGAGGCTAAGAAAAAGAAGCACAACAGAATATACACCAAGGAGCTTGCTCTTGCCTTCCTTCTTCTAACTGCGGCTGCAAGGAGTTTGCTATCTGCACAGGGTATACATTTCTATTTCCTACTTTTTCAAGGAATAGCATTTTTACTAGTGGGTCTCGATCTAATTGGTGAACAAGTTGAGTGA